The Vespula vulgaris chromosome 17, iyVesVulg1.1, whole genome shotgun sequence genome includes a window with the following:
- the LOC127069909 gene encoding protein kish-A, whose product MSAIFNFQSLVCVILLLICTCTYIRSIAPSFLDNRLGKVGFLGLFWKSARIGERKSPYVALSCLFMAFSILFWT is encoded by the exons ATG TCtgcgatatttaattttcagaGTCTGGTTTGCGTCATACTTCTGTTAATATGTACCTGTACTTACATCAGATCTATTGCTCCAAGTTTTTTAGATAATCGTTTAGGAAAAGTTGG GTTCCTTGGTTTGTTTTGGAAATCTGCACGAATTGGTGAACGGAAAAGTCCTTACGTGGCATTAAGTTGTCTTTTTATGGCATTTAGTATCTTATTTTGGACTTAG